Proteins encoded within one genomic window of Camelina sativa cultivar DH55 chromosome 19, Cs, whole genome shotgun sequence:
- the LOC104767144 gene encoding U-box domain-containing protein 34-like, whose amino-acid sequence MSGGQKAKEGQLFVAVAVKGLIGDKFGGAGSRRAVRWALDNLSPKADRFVLVHVIPTITSIPTPSGERLPVEEVEERVVEMYVRDVKKEFETVFVPFLKMCKATSTKCQVETLLLEYDDPAKALLRFTSKSGVNSLVMGSFSSNIFTRRSKGSGVPLTVLKYVPETCEVYIVCKDRITTKSMDTLIIGEPCTSPSSAVTSHDFLRNWAASFHTLRSQTLSDPRQSTEAGTRRSASAKELKLDALSLLNNRQQTSPSSKASSATIFQKIVRRRGGSDIPQLNYSDFDETCMEPQSNLEKNVSKQQSSDSPSATSRKSKKVEIEAEVERLKKELQSTVGKYKQACEELYSTQNKVQMLSTECSKGARRVTSAVEKEELQRKTATLEKDRHMKAVKEVEAAKALLAREFCQRQIAEVNALKTYLEKKKVIDQLLGTDHRYRKYTIDEIVTATDGFSPEKVIGEGGYGKVYRCSLDSTPAAVKVVRLDTAEKKQEFLKEVEVLSQLRHPHVVLLLGACPENGCLVYEYLENGSLEEYIFHRNNKPPLPWFIRFRVIFEVACGLAFLHSSKPQPIVHRDLKPGNILLNRNYVSKIADVGLAKLVTDVAPDNVTMYRHSVLAGTLHYIDPEYHRTGTIRPKSDLYAFGITILQLLTARQPGGLVPAVENAVKKGTLTEMLDKSVTDWPLAETEELARIGLKCAEFRCRDRPDLKSEVIPALKRLVETANSKTKKEGSNLRAPSHYFCPILREIMQEPAIAADGFTYEKQAILAWLEKHNISPVTRQKLDHFKLTPNHTLRSAIHDWKSRFRFSNDIVNITG is encoded by the exons ATGAGTGGTGGTCAAAAGGCGAAAGAGGGTCAGTTGTTTGTGGCGGTGGCCGTGAAGGGTTTGATCGGAGACAAATTTGGCGGCGCAGGAAGTCGCCGTGCCGTACGgtgggccctcgataatctttCACCTAAGGCTGATAGGTTCGTGTTGGTTCACGTCATCCCCACAATTACTTCTATTCCTACCCCTT CCGGAGAGAGACTACCGGTGGAGGAAGTGGAGGAGAGAGTGGTGGAAATGTATGTGAGGGATGtgaaaaaagaatttgaaacGGTCTTTGTACCCTTCTTGAAAATGTGTAAGGCTACTAGTACCAAG TGTCAGGTAGAGACTCTATTGCTAGAGTACGACGATCCTGCCAAAGCACTTCTCAGATTCACATCCAAATCAGGAGTTAACAGTTTGGTTATGGGATCGTTCTCTTCAAACATATTCACACG GAGATCAAAAGGTTCAGGAGTACCATTGACTGTCTTAAAATACGTACCAGAAACATGTGAAGTATACATTGTGTGTAAAGACAGAATCACTACAAAATCTATGGATACATTAATTATCGGAG AGCCGTGCACAAGTCCATCCTCAGCCGTGACGTCCCATGACTTCCTGAGAAACTGGGCGGCTAGTTTCCACACTCTACGGTCTCAAACGTTATCCGATCCTCGACAATCCACAG AGGCAGGCACGAGGAGGTCAGCATCAGCCAAAGAGCTTAAGTTAGATGCATTAAGCCTCCTTAATAATAGACAACAAACGTCTCCAAGTAGTAAGGCGTCTAGTGCAACAATATTTCAAAAGATTGTTAGGCGGCGTGGAGGATCCGATATACCGCAGCTAAATTACTCAGACTTTGATGAGACTTGTATGGAACCCCAATCGAATCTTGAGAAAAACGTTAGCAAACAGCAAAGCTCAGATTCGCCATCAGCAACATCTAGaaaatcaaagaag GTTGAGATTGAAGCAGAGGTCGAGCGTTTGAAGAAGGAGTTACAAAGTACGGTCGGTAAATATAAACAAGCTTGTGAAGAGCTTTACTCCACACAAaacaag GTTCAAATGCTTTCCACTGAATGTTCAAAAGGCGCAAGACGAGTGACCAGTGCTGTGGAGAAAGAAGAATTGCAGAGGAAAACCGCAACGCTGGAGAAAGACCGGCACATGAAGGCGGTGAAAGAGGTAGAAGCCGCGAAAGCGTTGCTTGCAAGAGAGTTTTGTCAGCGACAGATCGCGGAGGTGAATGCTTTAAAGACttacttggagaagaagaaagtgatcGATCAGCTTTTAGGAACCGATCACCGGTACAGGAAATACACAATAGATGAGATCGTAACAGCCACCGATGGATTCTCACCGGAAAAAGTGATTGGAGAAGGAGGATACGGCAAAGTTTACCGTTGTAGTCTTGATAGCACTCCAGCAGCTGTTAAGGTTGTCCGGCTAGATACAGCGGAGAAGAAACAGGAGTTCTTGAAGGAG GTTGAGGTTCTAAGCCAACTCCGACATCCACACGTGGTTCTTCTCCTCGGAGCTTGTCCGGAGAATGGTTGTTTGGTTTACGAGTATTTGGAGAATGGTAGCCTCGAGGAATATATATTTCACAGGAATAATAAACCGCCTTTGCCTTGGTTTATCCGGTTTAGGGTTATTTTCGAGGTAGCTTGCGGTTTAGCCTTCTTGCACAGCTCTAAACCGCAACCAATTGTTCACCGCGACTTAAAACCGGGGAATATCTTGTTAAACCGGAACTACGTGAGCAAAATTGCTGACGTGGGATTAGCCAAGCTGGTTACGGATGTTGCACCGGATAATGTCACGATGTACCGACACTCGGTCCTTGCTGGTACATTGCATTACATTGATCCGGAATACCATCGAACCGGAACGATTAGACCAAAATCGGATCTTTACGCGTTTGGCATAACCATTCTTCAGCTGTTGACGGCTCGTCAGCCGGGGGGGCTTGTACCAGCGGTCGAAAACGCGGTAAAGAAAGGAACGTTAACCGAAATGCTAGATAAATCGGTTACCGATTGGCCTTTGGCAGAAACCGAAGAGTTGGCTCGGATTGGTTTAAAATGTGCGGAATTTCGATGCCGAGATAGACCGGATCTTAAATCGGAAGTTATACCGGCTTTGAAACGGCTTGTGGAGACAGCCAATtcgaaaacaaagaaagaaggaagcaaTTTACGAGCACCTAGTCATTACTTTTGTCCAATCTTACGG gagATAATGCAGGAGCCAGCGATAGCAGCAGATGGATTCACGTACGAGAAGCAAGCGATCTTAGCGTGGCTCGAGAAACACAACATTTCACCAGTGACTCGACAAAAGCTCGACCACTTCAAGCTCACACCAAACCATACACTCCGGTCTGCGATTCACGATTGGAAATCAAGATTCCGGTTTTCTAATGATATTGTCAATATAACTGGCTAA